The Fusarium verticillioides 7600 chromosome 8, whole genome shotgun sequence genomic interval GCTAGATCCGTCTCTGTAGGGCTCGTTCTTTGTTCAGTTGCAGATACAGATTCAGATGCAATTCCGCCCAAGTTAGCCTATGTACCTAACTTGATCAGGTTCTTGGCGAGTCTAATCTAATGCGTATCCAGCGATTGGCTTACGTTCACGGCACTTGGCACAAACGGGGCCGGGTTTTGAAGAAACGGAGACGGACGCGGGAGATTCtgtctgttctgttctgttctgttaGTCTTGGTTGAGTGAGCCTCTCTAGTAATAAAGCCGTAGCAATTGCATACGACGCGTTGCTATGACGTTGTGAGGCGAGCAGAAAAAGGAGTCTGTGTCGTATTGTACCCATCGACCTTTTTAATCTTTACCTACTTATTTAATCATTTCCTGTTCCATTCGTTCTGCTCGGCCACTTATTCTGTACCAAAGAAAGGTGGTCAAGAAACTTTCCACCACTGCAACGCCAAGTTTAAATCCGGACTTCAGCTGAGCTCCTTCGGCTCATATCACATTGTTCACATTTCACTCAACTGTCTTATAAGAACGAATAACCACGACCCATTCAACGCATCTCCACCTACTCCTCACCAGACACGACACGACTCGACTCGACACGACACGATACAACACAGCACAACACAACGCAAATACAGCATGGCTGAATCTGTGCCTATTCCTGAGCCTCCTGGCTACCCTCTAATTGGAAATCTGGGAGAATTCACTTCAAATCCTCTCTCTGATCTGAACCGTCTAGCAGATACATACGGTAATTAAttcaccaccaccattaACTAACTCATTGACCTCCACTGATTCCCCTCAGGACCCATTTTCAGATTACGCCTTGGAGCCAAGGCTCCCATCTTCGTCTCTTCCAATTCATTGATCAACGAGGTTTGCGACGAGAAGCGGTTTAAAAAGACACTGAAGTCGGTTCTCAGCGTAAGCAACAGGAATATCAGCATTGAACTTCACTGACCCTTGACAGCAAGTTCGAGAGGGTGTTCACGATGGCCTCTTCACAGCATTCGAGGATGAGCCCAATTGGGGTAAAGCACACAGAATACTAGTACCGGCCTTTGGCCCTTTGAGCATAAGAGGAATGTTCCCAGAAATGCACGACATCGCTACCCAATTGTGCATGAAGTTTGCTCGGCATGGTCCTCGGACACCAATTGATGCGAGCGACAACTTTACTCGTCTAGGTATGTAAAACATTGGatcttcaacatgctcatcaCTAACGATTATCAGCCCTGGATACTCTGGCTCTCTGCGCCATGGATTTCCGCTTCAACTCATATTACAAGGAGGAACTGCACCCATTTATCGAAGCCATGGGCGATTTCCTTACAGAGTCAGGAAACAGAAACCGACGACCTCCATTTGCGCCCAACTTTCTTTACCGTGCAGCAAACGAGAAGTTCTATAATGACATTGCATTGATGAAGTCAGTAGCCGATGAAGTCGTCGCCGCACGAAAGGCAAGCCCTAGCGATAGGAAGGATCTACTCGCTGCTATGCTTAACGGTGTTGATCCTCAGACGGGAGAGAAGTTGTCCGACgagaacatcaccaaccaGCTCATCACATTCCTTATCGCTGGCCATGAAACCACTTCTGGTACTCTATCCTTCGCCATGtatcagcttctcaagaaccccgAAGCCTACAGCAAGGTCCAGAAAGAAGTCGACGAAGTTGTCGGCCGTGGTCCCGTCTTGGTTGagcatctcaccaagcttccctACATAAGCGCTGTTTTGAGAGAAACCCTCCGGATCAACTCTCCTATTAGTGCCTTTGGTCTCGAGGCCATCGACGATACCTTCCTCGGGGGCAAGTatctcgtcaagaagggtgaAATCGTCACTGCTCTTCTGTCTCGGGGCCACGTTGACCCTGCCGTATATGGTAGTGACGCTGACAAGTTCATACCCGAGCgaatgcttgatgatgaatttgCGAGACTCAACAAGGAATACCCCAACTGCTGGAAGCCTTTTGGAAACGGAAAGCGAGCTTGTATCGGTCGTCCTTTTGCTTGGCAAGAGTCTCTTCTCGCCATGGTCgttctcttccagaacttcaacttcaccatgACGGATCCCAACTACGCTTTGGAGATCCAGCAGACGCTGACTATCAAGCCCGTACACTTCTATATCAACGCTACCCTACGACATGGCATGACCCCAACCGAGCTAGAACATGTTCTGGCAGGAAGCGGAGGTACCAGCTCTTCAAATCACAATATCAAATCCGCTGCCAACTCAGATGTCAAGGCCGGCAGTGGCAAGCCTATGGCTATTTTCTACGGTTCAAATAGTGGCACATGCGAGGCTCTCGCCAACAGACTCGCCTCGGATGCTCCTAGCCACGGCTTCAGCGCAACAACAGTCGGTCCTCTCGATCAGGCCAAGCAGAGCCTCCCTGAAGACCGCCCCgttgtcatcgtcactgcATCATACGAAGGACAGCCCCCTTCCAACGCTGCCCACTTCATTAAGTGGATGGAGGACTTGGATGGTAACGAGATGGAAAAGGTGTCATATGCTGTTTTTGCGTGTGGTCATCATGACTGGGTTGAAACATTCCACAGAATCCCCAAACTTGTTGACTCTACTCTTGAGAAGCGTGGCGGTACTCGCCTCGTTCCCATGGGTAGTGCAGACGCTGCCACAAGTGACATGTTTAGCGACTTTGAAGCCTGGGAGGATACTGTCCTGTGGCCAGGGTTGAAGGAGAAATACAAGatctctgatgaggagtcaGGCGGCCAGAAGGGTCTGTTGGTGGAGGTTTCGACACCACGAAAGACGAGTCTCcgtcaagatgttgaagaagcgtTGGtggttgctgagaagactcTCACCAAGTCGGGTCCTGCGAAGAAGCATATTGAGATTCAGCTTCCCTCAGCCATGACCTACAAGGCCGGTGATTATCTTGCTATTCTTCCCCTGAACCCGAAGTCGACTGTGGCGCGGGTTTTCCGACGATTCTCTCTGGCCTGGGATTCTTTCCTGAAGATCCAGTCAGAGGGACCTACTACACTGCCTACCAACGTCGCCATTTCTGCTTTCGATGTGTTTAGCGCATATGTTGAATTATCACAGCCTGCTACAAAGAGGGTATGTTATCTCATCACTGTCGTTCAGGATTGACTAACGTTTGCAGAACATCCTTGCTCTGGCTGAGGCGACTGAAGACAAGGCCACCATCCAGGAACTCGAGAGACTTGCTGGGGATGCTTATCAAGCTGAGATCTCGCCAAAGAGAGTTTCggttctggatcttcttgagaagttcccTGCCGTTGCTCTCCCTATCAGCTCCTATCTGGCCATGCTCCCTCCCATGAGAGTCCGACAATAGTATGTTCCCTTTCCTCCTCACCGCCTATGTATACTAACGAGACAgctccatctcttcctcaccctTTGCAGACCCCTCAAAACTCACCCTCACATACTCCCTACTGGACGCCCCTTCGCTCTCTGGACAGGGTCGCCATGTTGGTGTGGCCACAAACTTCCTGTCGCAACTCACTGCTGGCGACAAACTCCACGTCTCAGTCCGCGCCTCCAGCGAAGCCTTTCACCTCCCTAGTGACGCCGAGAAGACACCCATCATCTGTGTCGCTGCCGGAACTGGACTGGCGCCTTTCCGCGGCTTCATCCAAGAACGTGCAGCCATGCTTGCCGCAGGTCGAACTCTCGCACCAGCTCTTTTATTCTTTGGATGTCGAAACCCAGAGGTCGATGACCTGTACGCTGAGGAGTTTGAACGCTGGGAAAAGATGGGCGCTGTAGATGTGCGACGTGCGTACTCTCGCGCCGCTGATAAGTCTGAGGGATGTAAGTATGTCCAGGATCGTGTCTATCATGATCGCGCAGATGTCTTCAAGGTGTGGGATCAGGGAGCCAAGGTATTCATCTGCGGAAGCCGCGAAATTGGCAAAGCAGTTGAGGATGTTTGTGTCCGTCTCGCCATCGAGAAGGCTCAGCAGAATGGCAAGG includes:
- a CDS encoding bifunctional P-450:NADPH-P450 reductase encodes the protein MAESVPIPEPPGYPLIGNLGEFTSNPLSDLNRLADTYGPIFRLRLGAKAPIFVSSNSLINEVCDEKRFKKTLKSVLSQVREGVHDGLFTAFEDEPNWGKAHRILVPAFGPLSIRGMFPEMHDIATQLCMKFARHGPRTPIDASDNFTRLALDTLALCAMDFRFNSYYKEELHPFIEAMGDFLTESGNRNRRPPFAPNFLYRAANEKFYNDIALMKSVADEVVAARKASPSDRKDLLAAMLNGVDPQTGEKLSDENITNQLITFLIAGHETTSGTLSFAMYQLLKNPEAYSKVQKEVDEVVGRGPVLVEHLTKLPYISAVLRETLRINSPISAFGLEAIDDTFLGGKYLVKKGEIVTALLSRGHVDPAVYGSDADKFIPERMLDDEFARLNKEYPNCWKPFGNGKRACIGRPFAWQESLLAMVVLFQNFNFTMTDPNYALEIQQTLTIKPVHFYINATLRHGMTPTELEHVLAGSGGTSSSNHNIKSAANSDVKAGSGKPMAIFYGSNSGTCEALANRLASDAPSHGFSATTVGPLDQAKQSLPEDRPVVIVTASYEGQPPSNAAHFIKWMEDLDGNEMEKVSYAVFACGHHDWVETFHRIPKLVDSTLEKRGGTRLVPMGSADAATSDMFSDFEAWEDTVLWPGLKEKYKISDEESGGQKGLLVEVSTPRKTSLRQDVEEALVVAEKTLTKSGPAKKHIEIQLPSAMTYKAGDYLAILPLNPKSTVARVFRRFSLAWDSFLKIQSEGPTTLPTNVAISAFDVFSAYVELSQPATKRNILALAEATEDKATIQELERLAGDAYQAEISPKRVSVLDLLEKFPAVALPISSYLAMLPPMRVRQYSISSSPFADPSKLTLTYSLLDAPSLSGQGRHVGVATNFLSQLTAGDKLHVSVRASSEAFHLPSDAEKTPIICVAAGTGLAPFRGFIQERAAMLAAGRTLAPALLFFGCRNPEVDDLYAEEFERWEKMGAVDVRRAYSRAADKSEGCKYVQDRVYHDRADVFKVWDQGAKVFICGSREIGKAVEDVCVRLAIEKAQQNGKDVTEEMARAWFERSRNERFATDVFD
- a CDS encoding bifunctional P-450:NADPH-P450 reductase, coding for MFPEMHDIATQLCMKFARHGPRTPIDASDNFTRLALDTLALCAMDFRFNSYYKEELHPFIEAMGDFLTESGNRNRRPPFAPNFLYRAANEKFYNDIALMKSVADEVVAARKASPSDRKDLLAAMLNGVDPQTGEKLSDENITNQLITFLIAGHETTSGTLSFAMYQLLKNPEAYSKVQKEVDEVVGRGPVLVEHLTKLPYISAVLRETLRINSPISAFGLEAIDDTFLGGKYLVKKGEIVTALLSRGHVDPAVYGSDADKFIPERMLDDEFARLNKEYPNCWKPFGNGKRACIGRPFAWQESLLAMVVLFQNFNFTMTDPNYALEIQQTLTIKPVHFYINATLRHGMTPTELEHVLAGSGGTSSSNHNIKSAANSDVKAGSGKPMAIFYGSNSGTCEALANRLASDAPSHGFSATTVGPLDQAKQSLPEDRPVVIVTASYEGQPPSNAAHFIKWMEDLDGNEMEKVSYAVFACGHHDWVETFHRIPKLVDSTLEKRGGTRLVPMGSADAATSDMFSDFEAWEDTVLWPGLKEKYKISDEESGGQKGLLVEVSTPRKTSLRQDVEEALVVAEKTLTKSGPAKKHIEIQLPSAMTYKAGDYLAILPLNPKSTVARVFRRFSLAWDSFLKIQSEGPTTLPTNVAISAFDVFSAYVELSQPATKRNILALAEATEDKATIQELERLAGDAYQAEISPKRVSVLDLLEKFPAVALPISSYLAMLPPMRVRQYSISSSPFADPSKLTLTYSLLDAPSLSGQGRHVGVATNFLSQLTAGDKLHVSVRASSEAFHLPSDAEKTPIICVAAGTGLAPFRGFIQERAAMLAAGRTLAPALLFFGCRNPEVDDLYAEEFERWEKMGAVDVRRAYSRAADKSEGCKYVQDRVYHDRADVFKVWDQGAKVFICGSREIGKAVEDVCVRLAIEKAQQNGKDVTEEMARAWFERSRNERFATDVFD